A genomic stretch from Pseudomonas alkylphenolica includes:
- the cobG gene encoding precorrin-3B synthase: MNQPVSAHQPHASLRPSACPGLLRIVQAKDGGICRIKLAGGALTADQADAVASAAERFAAGEIEATNRGNLQVRGIGNEQAGLIELLLAAGLGPRDAAGDDVRNLMLSPVAGVDPQMLFDTRPLAAQLLQALETTARFHQLSAKFAVQLDGGEALAMLEHPHDLWLSAVQLDGALWLVFGLAGCPAQDAPLGAVPLAQGHALVLAVLHRFLDLATPEQVRMRQLLVEHSPDDFVAGLGLSIRRDPAVLQWRRPATAGSRYLGIYPQCQADLSAVGGAAPLGRLSPSMLRGAAQLAREWGDGSLRMTPWQSLLLPNIPHRHVDAVQTGLAQLGLLCSADEQLARLVACTGSAGCAKAQAETKGDARLLATLLTSGAPASVHLSGCPRSCAMAHVAPATLLAQSPGHYDLYLRDAAQPGFGSLRARNLTLKEAGALLDACPRSTLDD; the protein is encoded by the coding sequence TTGAACCAGCCTGTATCGGCCCACCAGCCCCACGCTTCGTTGCGCCCCTCGGCCTGTCCGGGGTTGCTGCGTATCGTCCAGGCCAAAGACGGTGGGATCTGCCGGATCAAGCTGGCCGGCGGTGCGCTCACGGCAGACCAGGCTGATGCGGTCGCTAGTGCTGCCGAACGGTTTGCCGCCGGCGAGATCGAGGCCACCAACCGGGGCAATCTGCAGGTCCGTGGCATCGGCAACGAACAGGCCGGGCTGATCGAACTGTTGTTGGCGGCCGGCCTGGGCCCGCGCGATGCTGCGGGGGACGATGTGCGTAACCTGATGCTCAGCCCGGTAGCCGGGGTCGATCCGCAGATGCTGTTCGACACCCGCCCTTTGGCGGCGCAGCTGCTGCAGGCGCTGGAAACCACTGCGCGCTTTCATCAGCTTTCCGCCAAGTTCGCCGTGCAGCTGGATGGCGGCGAAGCGTTGGCGATGCTTGAACACCCCCATGACCTGTGGCTCAGCGCCGTGCAGCTGGATGGTGCACTATGGCTGGTGTTTGGCCTGGCAGGTTGCCCTGCGCAGGATGCACCCCTGGGTGCTGTGCCCCTGGCTCAGGGGCATGCGCTGGTGCTGGCGGTGCTCCATCGCTTTCTCGACCTGGCCACACCAGAGCAAGTGCGGATGCGTCAGTTGCTGGTCGAGCATTCGCCGGACGATTTTGTCGCGGGGCTCGGTTTGTCGATCCGTCGCGACCCGGCTGTCTTGCAATGGCGTCGCCCGGCAACGGCAGGCAGCCGCTATCTGGGGATTTATCCACAGTGCCAAGCTGACCTGAGCGCGGTCGGCGGTGCTGCACCGTTGGGCCGTCTGAGCCCGTCGATGTTGCGCGGCGCTGCGCAACTGGCGCGTGAATGGGGTGACGGCAGTCTGCGCATGACACCTTGGCAGAGCCTGTTGCTACCCAATATCCCACACCGCCACGTCGACGCCGTTCAGACCGGACTGGCCCAACTCGGCCTGCTGTGCTCGGCAGATGAACAGCTGGCTCGTCTGGTTGCCTGCACCGGTTCTGCCGGGTGCGCCAAGGCCCAGGCCGAGACCAAGGGCGATGCCCGGCTGCTGGCCACATTGCTCACCAGCGGCGCCCCGGCCAGCGTGCACTTGAGCGGCTGTCCACGTTCCTGTGCCATGGCCCACGTCGCTCCGGCCACCTTGCTGGCGCAAAGCCCGGGCCACTATGACTTGTATCTGCGTGACGCAGCCCAGCCGGGTTTCGGCAGCCTGCGCGCACGCAACCTCACACTGAAAGAAGCCGGCGCACTGCTAGACGCCTGCCCACGGAGCACCCTTGATGATTGA
- a CDS encoding precorrin-8X methylmutase: MIDYIRDGQEIYRNSFAIIREEARLDRIPADLEKLAVRVIHACGMVDAIDGLQFSPGAGKAGRDALAAGAPILCDARMVSEGITRARLPANNPVICTLRDEQVPDLARELGNTRSAVALELWRPHLEGSVVVIGNAPTALFYLLEMLDAGAPKPALILGFPVGFVGAAESKAMLAADSRGVPFVIMQGRLGGSAMAAAAVNALATEVE; encoded by the coding sequence ATGATTGATTACATCCGCGATGGTCAGGAGATCTATCGCAATTCCTTCGCGATCATTCGGGAGGAAGCGCGGCTCGATCGTATTCCTGCCGATCTGGAAAAACTCGCGGTTCGGGTGATCCATGCATGCGGCATGGTCGATGCCATTGATGGCCTGCAGTTTTCGCCAGGCGCCGGCAAGGCCGGGCGTGATGCCCTGGCCGCTGGCGCGCCGATCCTCTGCGATGCACGGATGGTCTCTGAAGGCATCACCCGCGCTCGTCTGCCAGCCAATAACCCGGTGATCTGTACGTTGCGTGACGAACAGGTGCCGGATCTGGCCCGTGAGCTGGGCAACACCCGCTCGGCGGTGGCCCTGGAACTCTGGCGCCCGCACCTTGAAGGCAGCGTGGTGGTGATTGGCAACGCGCCGACCGCGTTGTTCTACCTGCTGGAAATGCTCGATGCCGGTGCACCGAAACCGGCCTTGATTCTCGGCTTCCCGGTGGGCTTTGTCGGGGCTGCCGAATCCAAGGCAATGCTCGCTGCCGACAGCCGTGGCGTGCCTTTTGTGATCATGCAGGGCCGTCTTGGCGGCAGCGCCATGGCGGCGGCTGCGGTCAATGCCCTGGCCACGGAGGTCGAATGA
- a CDS encoding cobalt-precorrin-6A reductase — MKRILLLGGVTEALTIARTLGPAHVYSLAGIGRVPSDLRCQVRVGGFGGAEGLAAYLLAENIDLLIDATHPYAAQISANAARAAQLTGIPCWALRRPAWQAQAGDDWREVADWAELIEALRPFRRPLFTLGREPLQHLDEIPEQQFWTLRALEACPGNERCEVIGARGPFHLEDERALFERRQIDVLISKNSGSGATEPKLEVARERGVPVLVLKRPELPVVDREFFTVDEMVAALDL; from the coding sequence ATGAAGCGTATCTTGCTGCTTGGCGGCGTCACCGAGGCATTGACCATTGCCCGTACCCTAGGCCCTGCGCATGTCTACAGCCTGGCCGGGATTGGCCGGGTGCCCAGTGACTTGAGATGTCAGGTGCGGGTTGGCGGTTTTGGTGGGGCCGAGGGCTTGGCCGCTTATCTACTCGCGGAAAACATCGACCTGTTGATCGACGCCACCCATCCCTATGCTGCGCAGATCAGCGCCAACGCAGCCCGCGCCGCACAGCTAACCGGCATTCCCTGCTGGGCCCTGCGACGGCCGGCCTGGCAGGCGCAAGCCGGAGATGACTGGCGCGAAGTGGCCGACTGGGCTGAATTGATCGAAGCGCTGCGGCCGTTCCGGCGTCCGCTGTTCACCCTTGGCCGCGAGCCCTTGCAGCATCTCGACGAAATCCCGGAGCAGCAGTTCTGGACCTTGCGTGCTCTGGAAGCCTGTCCCGGAAATGAGCGTTGTGAAGTGATCGGCGCACGCGGGCCGTTTCACCTCGAAGACGAACGTGCGTTGTTCGAGCGTCGGCAGATTGATGTGCTGATCAGCAAAAACAGTGGCAGCGGTGCGACTGAGCCCAAGCTGGAAGTCGCAAGAGAGCGTGGTGTACCTGTGCTGGTGCTGAAGCGGCCTGAGTTGCCGGTGGTCGATAGGGAGTTCTTTACTGTCGATGAGATGGTCGCTGCACTCGACCTGTAA
- a CDS encoding DUF2946 domain-containing protein gives MPSHRLAHAWIACFAVLFNLLAMPLSAAAPKSQSEQLLWGAFCSTGGTKLIAISLGSPDGSQQNDDHSTMQHCWCCSGAAPLLALPGHPPRLLLPAQDFAPPRILLSANQPTPRQLWPALNPRASPLA, from the coding sequence ATGCCATCACATCGGCTTGCCCATGCCTGGATCGCCTGCTTTGCAGTGCTGTTCAATCTGCTGGCCATGCCGTTGTCCGCTGCCGCGCCAAAAAGCCAGAGCGAACAGTTGCTCTGGGGCGCGTTCTGCTCCACTGGCGGCACCAAGCTGATCGCCATTTCTCTAGGCTCGCCGGACGGCAGCCAACAGAACGATGACCACTCGACCATGCAGCATTGCTGGTGCTGTTCCGGGGCCGCGCCACTGTTGGCACTGCCAGGGCATCCGCCACGCTTGCTGCTGCCTGCCCAGGACTTTGCACCGCCCAGGATCCTGCTCAGCGCCAACCAGCCGACCCCGCGTCAGCTGTGGCCGGCGCTGAATCCGCGCGCCTCCCCTCTGGCCTGA
- a CDS encoding copper chaperone PCu(A)C, which translates to MFKNALLLAALLLPATFATAHEYTKGDLHIAHPWSQELPPNAPNVAAYFVIHNNGTAADTLLRVDSPISDDAQLHEHVHKDGLMKMQQVQSVEVAPGKDLVFAPGAYHVMLMQPKDRSLLTDGKRFPLTLHFKNAGDITVEVTVQKQAPEGEVHNH; encoded by the coding sequence ATGTTCAAGAACGCCCTGCTGCTGGCCGCCCTGTTGCTGCCGGCAACCTTTGCCACTGCCCACGAATACACCAAGGGTGATCTGCATATCGCCCATCCGTGGTCGCAGGAACTGCCGCCCAACGCCCCTAACGTTGCTGCCTACTTCGTCATCCATAACAACGGTACTGCCGCCGATACGCTGCTCCGTGTCGACAGCCCGATCAGCGACGATGCCCAGTTGCATGAGCATGTGCACAAAGACGGCCTGATGAAAATGCAGCAGGTACAGAGCGTCGAAGTGGCCCCAGGCAAAGACCTGGTGTTCGCCCCCGGTGCCTACCACGTGATGCTGATGCAACCCAAAGACCGCAGCCTGCTGACTGACGGCAAGCGCTTCCCGTTGACCCTGCATTTCAAGAACGCAGGCGATATCACCGTCGAAGTCACGGTGCAGAAGCAAGCGCCCGAAGGTGAAGTACACAATCACTGA
- a CDS encoding cobalt-precorrin-5B (C(1))-methyltransferase has product MRDETQEQPAPLRSGLTTGSCATATSLAAARLLLTGAQSDAVQITLPKGKQVQMRLEFCRLHEDGAEAGTLKDAGDDPDVTHGALLYSRVRLQAEPGVRFVAGTGVGTVTRPGLVLAVGEPAINPVPRRMMTEHLQQLAEACAYNGGFEVTVNVQDGESLALKTMNPRLGILGGLSILGTSGIVRPFSCSAYIASIHQGIDVAKTNGYLHIAACTGNASEDTMRRVYNLPEIALIEMGDFVGAVLKHLRKVPVDKLSLCGGFGKISKLAAGHMDLHSRHSSIDLPQLAEWAAAIGADSDLQAAIRQANTSQQALAMASAAGIALGDAVCAHALAFARSVVPAQVQVEVFAIDRQGAIVGHAAHPGGSELAVGASLPRDAI; this is encoded by the coding sequence ATGCGTGACGAGACCCAGGAACAACCCGCCCCCCTGCGCAGCGGCCTGACTACCGGCAGCTGCGCCACTGCCACCAGTCTTGCCGCGGCACGTCTGCTGTTGACCGGTGCCCAGAGCGACGCCGTGCAGATCACCTTGCCCAAGGGCAAGCAGGTGCAAATGCGCCTGGAGTTCTGTCGCCTGCACGAGGACGGCGCCGAAGCCGGCACCCTCAAGGATGCCGGTGACGACCCCGATGTTACCCATGGTGCCCTGCTCTACAGTCGCGTGCGCCTGCAGGCTGAACCCGGCGTGCGCTTTGTCGCTGGCACAGGCGTGGGTACCGTGACCCGTCCCGGTCTGGTCCTGGCGGTGGGCGAACCGGCGATCAACCCGGTGCCACGGCGGATGATGACCGAGCACCTGCAGCAGCTTGCCGAAGCGTGTGCGTACAACGGCGGTTTTGAAGTCACGGTAAATGTGCAGGACGGCGAAAGCCTGGCGCTGAAAACCATGAACCCGCGCCTGGGCATTCTGGGTGGCCTGTCGATTCTTGGCACTAGCGGTATCGTTCGGCCGTTCTCCTGCTCGGCCTATATCGCCTCGATCCATCAAGGTATCGATGTGGCGAAAACCAACGGCTACCTGCACATCGCCGCCTGCACCGGCAACGCCAGCGAAGACACCATGCGCCGGGTCTACAACCTGCCGGAAATCGCCCTGATCGAAATGGGCGACTTCGTCGGCGCAGTACTCAAACACCTGCGCAAAGTGCCGGTGGATAAACTCAGCCTGTGCGGCGGCTTCGGCAAGATCAGCAAACTCGCCGCCGGCCACATGGACCTGCACAGCCGCCACTCCAGCATCGACTTGCCGCAACTGGCCGAGTGGGCCGCAGCCATAGGTGCCGACAGCGACTTGCAAGCGGCGATTCGCCAGGCCAACACCAGCCAGCAGGCCCTGGCCATGGCCAGCGCTGCAGGTATCGCCCTGGGTGATGCGGTGTGCGCCCATGCCCTGGCCTTTGCGCGCAGCGTAGTGCCTGCCCAGGTGCAGGTAGAAGTGTTTGCCATTGATCGGCAAGGCGCCATCGTTGGCCATGCCGCTCACCCCGGTGGGAGCGAGCTTGCTGTGGGAGCGAGCTTGCCTCGCGATGCGATTTGA
- a CDS encoding precorrin-2 C(20)-methyltransferase, with protein sequence MMQARGRLLGLGVGPGDPELITLKALRLLRESPVVAYFVAKGKRGNAFGIIEGHLQEAQTLLPLVYPVTTEALPAPLSYEQVISDFYDEAALEVAAHLDAGRDVAVICEGDPFFYGSYMYLHDRLAERYDAEVIPGVCSMLGGASVLGAPLVYRNQSLSVLSGVLPHDELKRRLADADAAVIMKLGRNFPKVREVLAELGLAERALYVERATMANQKIVALDEVDPQSSPYFSLIIVPGERWQG encoded by the coding sequence ATGATGCAGGCTCGTGGACGTTTGCTTGGCCTGGGCGTGGGCCCCGGCGATCCGGAACTGATTACCCTCAAGGCCTTGCGCCTGCTGCGCGAGTCGCCAGTGGTGGCTTACTTCGTCGCCAAGGGCAAGCGTGGCAATGCCTTTGGCATCATCGAAGGTCACTTGCAGGAGGCCCAGACGTTGCTGCCGCTGGTGTACCCAGTGACCACCGAAGCGCTGCCCGCACCGTTGTCGTACGAACAGGTAATCAGCGATTTTTATGATGAGGCCGCGCTGGAAGTGGCTGCCCATCTGGACGCCGGGCGTGATGTCGCGGTGATCTGCGAAGGTGATCCGTTCTTTTATGGCTCCTACATGTACCTGCATGACCGGCTTGCTGAACGCTACGATGCCGAAGTGATTCCGGGGGTCTGCTCGATGCTTGGCGGTGCTTCGGTATTGGGTGCGCCGCTGGTCTATCGCAACCAGAGTCTGTCGGTGCTGTCCGGTGTGTTGCCGCACGATGAGCTCAAACGCCGCCTGGCCGACGCCGATGCCGCAGTGATCATGAAGCTTGGGCGCAACTTCCCCAAGGTTCGTGAGGTACTGGCTGAACTCGGTCTGGCCGAGCGTGCTCTGTACGTGGAGCGGGCAACCATGGCCAATCAGAAGATCGTTGCCCTGGATGAGGTCGATCCGCAGTCGTCGCCATACTTCTCGCTGATCATCGTTCCGGGTGAAAGGTGGCAGGGGTGA
- the cobJ gene encoding precorrin-3B C(17)-methyltransferase, producing the protein MTRKAPAIVILGTGSLATARKIQQLYPDALIHGLQGRVEDVDRSYQEFGATVRQLYLQDTPIIALCAAGIVIRTLASLLLEKGVEPPVLAVAEDGSAVVPLLGGLAGVNLMAREIAAGLGVAAAITTSGELRFGTCLLNPPSGYALADLELGKRFVSDLLAGESVRIDGEAPWLADAQLPQSDQAQLAIHVGCDAREVSAHELVIYPRCVMLAVTAVVPELATVVRDALRSARIAEPALACLLASDSLMADPDLHAAAAELGVALRFAPAAESASALAAQALPQLLPPQPVSEGLAILVSSQPIDPLQIGRARGRLAVIGLGPGAAELMVPAVKAELARANDILGYETYVRMAGPFRADQVMHCTDNREEMQRARHAFELAAQGRSVVVVSSGDPGVFAMAAAVLEALHESTDPHWHAVDLEVLPGVSASLATAAQAGAPLGHDFCVLSLSDNLKPWSIIEKRLDLACQADLALAFYNPISRSRPWQLGRALEIVRQHRLGTTPVVLGRDVGRPGQTLRVLQLQALVPEDVDMRTMVLIGSSTTVAFDRPGRQPWVYTPRWYGHKP; encoded by the coding sequence ATGACGCGCAAAGCACCGGCGATTGTCATTCTCGGCACCGGCAGCCTCGCCACTGCCCGCAAGATCCAGCAGCTGTATCCGGACGCGCTGATCCATGGCCTGCAGGGCCGGGTCGAAGACGTCGATCGCAGCTATCAGGAGTTCGGTGCCACTGTGCGTCAGCTCTATCTACAGGACACACCGATCATCGCCTTGTGCGCGGCCGGTATCGTTATCCGCACCCTGGCCAGCCTGCTGCTGGAAAAGGGCGTCGAGCCACCGGTACTGGCTGTGGCCGAGGATGGCAGCGCTGTGGTGCCGCTGCTCGGTGGCCTCGCTGGGGTCAACCTCATGGCCCGGGAAATAGCCGCGGGCCTGGGTGTCGCGGCGGCAATCACCACCAGTGGTGAACTGCGTTTTGGTACCTGCCTGCTCAACCCGCCCAGTGGCTATGCCCTGGCCGACCTGGAGCTGGGCAAGCGTTTTGTCAGCGACCTGTTGGCTGGCGAATCGGTGCGTATCGACGGGGAGGCGCCTTGGCTCGCCGATGCTCAGTTGCCACAGAGCGATCAGGCGCAACTGGCCATTCATGTTGGCTGCGACGCGCGGGAAGTTTCGGCCCACGAGCTGGTGATCTATCCGCGTTGCGTGATGCTGGCGGTCACGGCTGTCGTGCCGGAACTGGCCACTGTGGTACGTGATGCATTGCGTAGTGCACGCATCGCCGAGCCCGCCTTGGCTTGTCTGTTGGCGAGCGATTCGCTGATGGCTGATCCGGACCTGCATGCGGCAGCGGCCGAGCTGGGTGTTGCGCTGCGTTTCGCACCGGCTGCCGAAAGCGCCAGTGCCCTGGCGGCACAGGCGTTGCCGCAGTTACTGCCACCGCAGCCGGTGAGTGAAGGTTTGGCAATTCTGGTTTCGAGCCAGCCCATTGACCCGTTGCAGATCGGTCGCGCCCGCGGTCGACTGGCGGTGATCGGTCTCGGCCCAGGCGCCGCCGAGCTCATGGTGCCCGCAGTCAAGGCCGAGCTGGCCCGCGCCAACGATATCCTCGGTTATGAGACCTATGTGCGCATGGCTGGCCCATTCCGGGCGGACCAGGTCATGCATTGCACCGACAACCGCGAAGAAATGCAGCGCGCCCGGCATGCCTTCGAGCTGGCCGCCCAAGGGCGCTCGGTGGTGGTGGTGTCCTCTGGCGACCCGGGTGTATTTGCGATGGCCGCTGCGGTGCTTGAGGCGTTGCACGAGTCCACTGATCCGCACTGGCATGCGGTTGACCTTGAAGTGCTGCCCGGCGTTTCTGCGTCTCTGGCCACCGCCGCCCAGGCCGGTGCGCCGCTGGGGCATGACTTCTGTGTGCTGTCGCTATCGGACAACCTCAAACCCTGGTCGATTATCGAGAAGCGCCTGGACCTGGCCTGTCAGGCCGATCTGGCGTTGGCGTTCTACAACCCGATCTCGCGCTCACGGCCCTGGCAGCTGGGGCGGGCACTGGAGATCGTGCGCCAGCACCGTCTCGGAACAACGCCTGTAGTCCTTGGTCGTGATGTGGGGCGGCCGGGGCAGACGCTGCGTGTCCTTCAGTTGCAAGCGCTGGTGCCTGAGGATGTGGACATGCGCACCATGGTGCTGATCGGCTCCTCTACTACCGTTGCCTTCGATCGTCCGGGGCGGCAGCCATGGGTTTATACGCCCCGGTGGTACGGTCACAAACCCTGA
- a CDS encoding SPFH domain-containing protein, translating into MTSLIVAATIAAFVIITLFKGVRIVPQGEEWIVERLGRYHATLKPGLNIVIPYMDVVAYRLPTKDIILDVQQQEIITRDNAVIVANALCFAKVVDPQKAAYGVQDFTYAVTSLTMTSLRAIVGAMDLDEALSSREQIKARLREAMSEQTEDWGVTVRSVEIQDIKPSENMQSAMERQAAAERERKADVTRAEGAKQAAILEAEARLQSAKLDAEAQINLAEASARSITLVRDAVGSEITPAMYLLGERYIGAMENLAGSDNAKVVVLPADLQETVRGLMGRNKAV; encoded by the coding sequence ATGACCAGCCTTATCGTCGCCGCCACTATCGCCGCGTTCGTCATCATTACCCTGTTCAAAGGGGTGCGCATCGTGCCTCAGGGCGAGGAGTGGATCGTCGAGCGCCTGGGTCGCTACCACGCCACCCTCAAGCCCGGCCTGAACATCGTCATTCCCTACATGGACGTGGTCGCCTACCGCCTGCCGACCAAGGACATCATCCTCGACGTGCAGCAACAGGAAATCATCACCCGCGACAACGCCGTCATCGTCGCCAACGCGCTGTGCTTCGCCAAGGTCGTCGACCCGCAGAAAGCCGCCTACGGGGTGCAGGATTTCACCTACGCGGTGACCAGCCTGACCATGACCTCGTTGCGTGCCATTGTCGGCGCCATGGATCTGGACGAAGCCCTCTCCAGCCGCGAACAGATCAAGGCCCGTCTGCGCGAAGCGATGTCGGAGCAGACCGAAGACTGGGGCGTGACCGTCCGCTCGGTCGAGATCCAGGACATCAAGCCTTCGGAAAACATGCAGTCGGCCATGGAACGTCAGGCCGCTGCCGAGCGTGAACGTAAAGCCGATGTCACCCGTGCCGAAGGTGCCAAGCAGGCGGCCATTCTCGAAGCCGAAGCCCGCCTGCAATCGGCCAAGCTCGATGCCGAAGCGCAGATCAACCTGGCCGAAGCCTCGGCCCGTTCAATCACCCTGGTCAGGGACGCGGTTGGCAGCGAGATCACCCCGGCGATGTACTTGCTGGGCGAGCGCTACATCGGTGCGATGGAAAACCTGGCCGGCAGCGACAACGCCAAAGTCGTGGTGCTCCCGGCCGACCTGCAGGAGACCGTGCGTGGTTTGATGGGCCGCAACAAGGCCGTCTGA
- a CDS encoding DUF2946 domain-containing protein, whose amino-acid sequence MSIARSSLTRHARPDSRRVRGSWLSLFAMLMIFIGPLVSQSMPMDHRAMSKDMGMSMSMSMDSSADCHGDSHHNSSPSLHVIWEKCGYCSLFFHCPALPQALSLLNTEAAPASSSLIVQPRQGHARQTVFPGARTRAPPSFIAV is encoded by the coding sequence ATGAGCATCGCCCGCAGCAGCCTCACCCGCCACGCGCGCCCTGACTCCAGAAGGGTGCGCGGCAGCTGGCTGAGCCTGTTCGCCATGTTGATGATCTTTATCGGCCCACTGGTTTCCCAGTCGATGCCGATGGATCACCGTGCCATGTCGAAAGACATGGGCATGAGCATGTCCATGAGCATGGACAGCAGCGCTGATTGCCATGGCGACAGCCATCACAACAGCAGTCCATCGCTGCATGTGATCTGGGAGAAATGTGGCTACTGCAGCCTGTTCTTCCACTGCCCGGCACTGCCGCAGGCCCTGAGCCTGCTCAATACCGAAGCGGCGCCTGCCAGCAGCAGCCTGATCGTCCAGCCCCGCCAGGGCCATGCCCGGCAGACTGTTTTCCCCGGGGCCCGAACCCGCGCCCCACCGTCCTTCATCGCTGTCTGA
- a CDS encoding NfeD family protein yields the protein MEMQWWIWLVFGFGLVVLELVLPTFFILWFGIGAVLVSFIAYLAPSLQLDMQVLLWVALSSITTLLWFKVFRKKKPDTRWTADNVIGEVGLLTATVSEFTKGRVRFQKPILGNEEWICVADAEIPSGERVRITAIEGNTARVTRA from the coding sequence ATGGAAATGCAATGGTGGATCTGGCTGGTGTTCGGTTTCGGCCTGGTTGTGCTCGAACTCGTGCTGCCGACCTTCTTCATTCTCTGGTTCGGCATCGGCGCTGTGCTGGTGTCGTTCATCGCCTACCTGGCCCCGAGCCTGCAGCTCGACATGCAGGTGCTGCTCTGGGTAGCGCTCTCGTCCATCACCACGCTGCTGTGGTTCAAGGTGTTTCGCAAGAAGAAGCCGGACACCCGCTGGACCGCCGACAACGTGATCGGCGAAGTCGGCCTGCTCACCGCCACGGTCTCCGAGTTCACCAAGGGCCGTGTGCGCTTCCAGAAGCCTATCCTCGGCAACGAGGAATGGATCTGCGTCGCCGATGCCGAGATCCCGTCGGGCGAGCGCGTACGCATCACTGCCATCGAAGGCAATACTGCCCGGGTCACCCGGGCCTGA
- a CDS encoding bifunctional cobalt-precorrin-7 (C(5))-methyltransferase/cobalt-precorrin-6B (C(15))-methyltransferase, translating to MSPWLTVVGIGEDGFSGLGKNARRALLAASRVFGGQRQLDLLPRCIRGERLLWPSPFSLAPVLALRGEPVCVLASGDPMFFGVGASLARQLDADEMNVLPMPSSCALAAARLGWPLQEVTTLSVVARPLSALNVHLYSGVRLLVLSNDGSSPAAIAALLRERGFGPSRIQVFEHLGGSAERCLEGTAGRWPHSDIADLNLVAIECLAAPDAPRLSPLAGLPDAAFEHDGQLTKRDVRAITLARLAPQPGELLWDVGAGSGSIGIEWMRAHPSCRALAIESDEGRQQLIEHNRDALGVPGLQLIRGRAPQALEGLERPDAIFIGGGVTREGVLQHCWAQLRPGGRLVANAVTLQSELTLVNWREQHGGELTRIHIAQAQPLGEFDTWRQALPITLLEAIKPVDA from the coding sequence ATGTCGCCGTGGCTGACTGTAGTAGGTATCGGTGAAGACGGCTTCAGTGGCCTGGGCAAGAATGCCCGGCGTGCACTGTTGGCTGCTTCACGGGTGTTTGGCGGCCAGCGCCAGCTGGATTTGCTGCCGCGCTGTATCCGCGGCGAACGCCTGTTGTGGCCCAGCCCCTTCTCCCTGGCGCCAGTGCTGGCCCTGCGCGGCGAACCGGTGTGCGTGCTGGCCAGCGGTGACCCGATGTTCTTCGGGGTGGGCGCCAGCCTCGCCCGCCAGCTCGACGCCGATGAGATGAACGTGTTGCCGATGCCCTCCTCCTGCGCCCTGGCTGCCGCGCGCCTGGGCTGGCCGTTGCAGGAGGTGACGACACTGTCGGTGGTGGCCCGGCCACTCAGTGCCCTCAATGTTCATCTCTATAGCGGTGTGCGCTTGCTGGTGCTGAGCAACGATGGCAGCAGCCCTGCGGCGATTGCCGCGTTGCTGCGCGAACGTGGCTTCGGGCCGAGCCGTATACAGGTCTTCGAGCACCTTGGCGGTAGCGCCGAACGCTGCCTCGAAGGCACTGCCGGACGCTGGCCGCACAGCGACATCGCCGACTTGAACCTGGTTGCCATCGAATGCCTGGCCGCGCCCGATGCACCGCGCCTGTCGCCCCTGGCAGGTCTGCCTGACGCCGCCTTCGAGCACGACGGTCAACTGACCAAACGTGACGTACGCGCCATCACCCTCGCCCGCCTGGCGCCACAACCGGGTGAGTTGCTGTGGGATGTCGGCGCTGGCAGCGGCTCGATCGGCATCGAGTGGATGCGCGCCCACCCCAGCTGCCGGGCACTGGCGATTGAATCCGATGAGGGTCGCCAACAACTGATCGAGCACAACCGCGATGCCCTTGGCGTCCCTGGCCTGCAATTGATCCGTGGCCGTGCTCCGCAGGCGCTGGAGGGGCTGGAGCGCCCGGATGCGATCTTCATCGGCGGCGGCGTCACCCGTGAAGGCGTGCTGCAACATTGCTGGGCGCAACTGCGCCCGGGTGGCCGCCTGGTGGCCAATGCAGTGACTCTGCAAAGCGAGCTGACCCTGGTCAACTGGCGTGAACAACATGGCGGCGAACTGACCCGCATCCATATCGCCCAGGCACAACCCTTGGGCGAGTTCGACACCTGGCGCCAAGCCTTGCCGATCACCCTGCTAGAAGCGATCAAGCCCGTTGATGCGTGA